In Mercurialis annua linkage group LG5, ddMerAnnu1.2, whole genome shotgun sequence, a single genomic region encodes these proteins:
- the LOC126680249 gene encoding putative pentatricopeptide repeat-containing protein At1g17630, which translates to MLHAASSRNLLRPFPLRFTNISSILNQTHFRQYHNLSNRNEFPDVFDHLLQQCNTIQHCKQIHTHVITTGSHSSAFLAARIISVYARFGHLFDAHKVFNTTPSECRTNYLLCNSILRANVSNERYENVIKLYVRMREIGVLGDGFTFPLVIKACAHVGSFNLCRTVHGHVFEMGFQNSIHVGNELIGMYSKVGKIRDARNVFDRMSVRSYISWNIMISGYAFNYDCSGAFNIFGRMESEGFEPTHVSWTSLISSYARCGWYEEVTRLFDLMRVRGVEVSGETLAVVLSVCRDLGLFNWAKGIHGVVVKGGYEEYSFVKSALICVYGKHGDVNGARNLFLEMKNKSLASWNSLITSHAEAGLCDEALEIFSQLERSGDCLRLRPNVVSWSAVIDGFASGGRGEESLELFRRMQDAKILANAVTISTVLSVCAELAALIHGRELHGHAIRAVIDKNILVGNGLVNMYTKCGCIKEGHVIFERIEKKDLISWNTMITGYGMHGFGVNALEIFDQMTKLGFKPDGVTFVSILSACSHGGLVQEGRRLFDQMLNEYTIEPQIEHYACMVDLLGRAGLLREASEIVKNMPLKPNACVWGALLNSSRMHSNTEVAEETASYLFSVTEHETTGNYMLLSNIYAASGRWEDFARVRSSAKTKGLKKNPGQSWINVNKNVFMFSAGNSMQTGLNHIYEMLEELVLQMEGEGNSLIMNSLENM; encoded by the coding sequence ATGCTTCATGCTGCATCTTCTCGAAACCTTCTCCGACCGTTCCCCTTACGATTCACTAACATCTCTTCAATTCTCAATCAGACCCATTTCAGACAGTATCATAATCTGTCTAACCGTAATGAATTTCCTGATGTCTTCGATCACCTTCTTCAGCAATGCAATACCATTCAACACTGCAAACAAATCCACACCCATGTAATTACCACCGGTAGCCATTCCTCTGCTTTCTTGGCTGCCCGTATAATCTCTGTCTACGCTCGTTTTGGGCATCTATTCGATGCTCATAAGGTATTCAACACGACCCCTTCCGAGTGCAGAACCAATTATCTCTTGTGCAATTCGATTTTGAGAGCTAATGTTTCGAACGAACGCTAtgaaaatgttattaaattgtATGTTAGAATGAGAGAGATTGGAGTTTTAGGAGATGGGTTTACTTTTCCTTTGGTTATTAAGGCGTGTGCTCATGTGGGTAGTTTTAATCTGTGTAGAACAGTTCATGGGCATGTCTTCGAAATGGGGTTTCAAAATAGTATCCATGTTGGGAATGAATTGATTGGTATGTACAGTAAAGTTGGAAAAATACGAGATGCACGCAATGTGTTCGATAGAATGTCTGTTAGAAGCTATATTTCGTGGAATATTATGATTTCGGGTTATGCGTTTAACTACGATTGCAGTGGTgcgtttaatatttttggaaGGATGGAATCTGAAGGATTTGAGCCAACTCATGTGAGTTGGACATCGTTGATTTCGAGTTATGCGCGATGTGGTTGGTATGAGGAAGTAACGAGATTGTTTGACTTAATGAGGGTGAGAGGAGTTGAGGTGAGCGGTGAAACTCTTGCTGTGGTTTTATCAGTTTGTCGTGATTTGGGTTTATTTAATTGGGCAAAGGGGATTCATGGAGTTGTCGTAAAGGGTGGATATGAAGAATACTCATTTGTAAAGTCTGCATTGATATGTGTGTATGGGAAACATGGGGATGTAAACGGTGCGCGGAATTTGTTTCTGGAAATGAAAAATAAGAGTTTAGCAAGTTGGAATTCGTTGATAACATCACATGCTGAGGCTGGTTTATGTGATGAGGCTCTTGAGATATTTTCACAGTTGGAGAGATCAGGAGATTGTCTGAGGTTGAGGCCTAATGTAGTAAGTTGGAGCGCTGTAATCGATGGATTTGCTTCTGGGGGACGAGGGGAGGAGTCATTGGAACTTTTTCGACGAATGCAGGATGCAAAAATATTGGCAAATGCTGTTACAATTTCTACTGTTTTATCAGTTTGTGCAGAGTTAGCTGCATTGATTCACGGTAGGGAACTCCATGGCCATGCGATTAGAGCTGTAATTGACAAAAACATTCTTGTGGGAAACGGCTTGGTAAATATGTACACGAAGTGTGGATGCATCAAAGAAGGTCATGTAATATTTGAGAGGATTGAGAAGAAAGATTTAATCTCATGGAACACTATGATCACGGGATATGGAATGCACGGTTTTGGTGTGAATGCTTTGGAAATTTTTGATCAAATGACTAAATTAGGTTTCAAGCCAGATGGGGTCACCTTTGTTTCTATTCTTTCCGCGTGCAGTCACGGCGGACTTGTTCAAGAGGGTCGTAGGCTTTTCGATCAAATGCTTAACGAGTATACCATCGAACCCCAGATAGAGCATTACGCGTGTATGGTCGACCTCCTAGGCCGAGCAGGGCTATTGAGAGAAGCGAGTGAAATAGTAAAAAACATGCCATTAAAACCAAATGCTTGTGTTTGGGGTGCTCTTTTGAATTCTAGTAGAATGCATAGTAATACAGAAGTTGCAGAAGAAACTGCTTCGTATTTGTTTAGTGTTACCGAGCACGAAACAACGGGAAATTACATGCTGCTTTCAAATATATACGCCGCAAGCGGTAGATGGGAGGATTTTGCAAGAGTTAGAAGTTCAGCaaagacaaagggattaaagaAGAATCCTGGTCAGAGTTGGATTAATGTGAATAAGAATGTTTTTATGTTCTCTGCAGGAAATAGTATGCAAACCGGTTTGAACCATATTTATGAGATGCTGGAGGAATTAGTACTTCAAATGGAAGGTGAAGGAAATTCCCTGATAATGAATTCACTTGAAAATATGTAA